Proteins found in one Acidimicrobiales bacterium genomic segment:
- the uppS gene encoding polyprenyl diphosphate synthase, with the protein MRIIEASELEVVRTGEIPAHVGCIMDGNGRWALMRDWSRTRGHAAAEEAVASTVDAALYLGIPWLSVYAFSTENWTREPDEVGFLMSFDEWLLRKERRDELIEKGVRVRFLGRLDDLKIPDRSKEWLVETEEVTRHGDRLQFCVAFNYGGRAEIVDAVRSAVADGLAPDEVTEDALRVRMYAPDMPDLDLVVRTSAEHRTSNFFPWHATYAELVFTDTLWPDFRAWHLYSAVAEYQTRRRRRGAAVAESQAVGAHHYGDRR; encoded by the coding sequence ATGCGGATCATCGAGGCGTCGGAGCTGGAGGTGGTGCGCACCGGCGAGATCCCCGCCCACGTCGGCTGCATCATGGACGGCAACGGGCGGTGGGCCCTGATGCGGGACTGGTCCCGCACCCGCGGGCACGCGGCCGCCGAGGAGGCGGTGGCGTCCACCGTCGACGCCGCCCTCTACCTCGGCATCCCCTGGCTGTCCGTCTACGCCTTCTCCACCGAGAACTGGACGAGGGAGCCCGACGAGGTCGGCTTCCTGATGAGCTTCGACGAGTGGCTGCTGCGCAAGGAGCGCCGCGACGAGCTGATCGAGAAGGGCGTGCGCGTCCGGTTCCTCGGCCGCCTCGACGACCTCAAGATCCCCGACCGGTCCAAGGAGTGGCTGGTGGAGACCGAGGAGGTGACGCGCCACGGCGACCGGCTCCAGTTCTGCGTGGCCTTCAACTACGGCGGCCGGGCCGAGATCGTCGACGCCGTCCGCTCGGCGGTGGCCGACGGCCTGGCGCCCGACGAGGTGACCGAGGACGCCCTGCGCGTCCGGATGTACGCGCCGGACATGCCCGACCTCGACCTCGTGGTCCGCACGTCGGCCGAGCACCGCACGTCGAACTTCTTCCCGTGGCACGCGACGTACGCGGAGCTGGTGTTCACCGACACGCTGTGGCCCGACTTCCGGGCCTGGCACCTGTACTCGGCGGTCGCCGAGTACCAGACGCGGCGGCGTCGACGCGGAGCGGCGGTGGCCGAATCGCAGGCGGTCGGCGCCCACCACTACGGTGACCGCCGATGA
- a CDS encoding polyprenyl synthetase family protein, which translates to MNLDDLARLLAVPDLRAWLGEVEAGLAEAVGIDNGMLVEPGLRVLQGGGKRLRPVLARAAASLGDPGRWADDVVRGAVSVELVHVGSLVHDDIMDHATQRRGVPTVNATEGLNTAVLVGDFLLARAGVEAAQISKEVAQVLAQAISDLCDGQTRELRDVGNLDRTADDLLRAVRGKTAALLRSSCHIGALSARAPDDAVKALVTFGDAFGMAFQIVDDVLDLVSTPDLMGKPVGNDVREGVYTLPVIFALQGPNGAALRAELAGAAGDAARLDGVMDAVRSDGNVDRALDIAREFNEAATAALADLPDTPTVEGLRRLPGDYLDWAISAKAAPAPSR; encoded by the coding sequence ATGAACCTGGATGACCTGGCCAGGCTCCTGGCGGTGCCCGACCTCCGGGCGTGGCTGGGCGAGGTCGAGGCGGGGCTGGCGGAGGCCGTGGGCATCGACAACGGGATGCTCGTCGAGCCCGGGCTGCGCGTGCTGCAGGGCGGCGGGAAGCGGCTGCGGCCGGTGCTGGCCAGGGCGGCGGCGTCGCTCGGCGACCCGGGCCGCTGGGCGGACGACGTCGTGCGGGGCGCCGTGTCGGTCGAGCTCGTGCACGTCGGGTCACTGGTGCACGACGACATCATGGACCACGCCACCCAGCGCAGGGGCGTGCCGACCGTCAACGCCACCGAGGGCCTGAACACGGCCGTGCTGGTCGGCGACTTCCTGCTGGCGAGGGCCGGCGTCGAGGCCGCCCAGATCTCGAAGGAGGTCGCCCAGGTCCTGGCCCAGGCCATCTCCGACCTGTGCGACGGCCAGACGAGGGAGCTCCGCGACGTCGGCAACCTCGACCGCACCGCGGACGACCTGCTGCGGGCCGTGCGGGGCAAGACCGCCGCCCTGCTGCGGTCGTCGTGCCACATCGGCGCGCTGTCGGCCAGGGCGCCGGACGACGCGGTGAAGGCGCTCGTCACCTTCGGCGACGCCTTCGGTATGGCCTTCCAGATCGTCGACGACGTGCTCGACCTGGTGTCCACGCCCGACCTCATGGGCAAGCCGGTCGGCAACGACGTGCGCGAGGGCGTCTACACCCTGCCGGTGATCTTCGCCCTCCAGGGGCCGAACGGCGCCGCGCTGCGGGCCGAGCTGGCCGGCGCGGCGGGCGACGCCGCCCGCCTGGACGGCGTGATGGACGCCGTGCGCTCCGACGGCAACGTGGACCGAGCCCTCGACATCGCCAGGGAGTTCAACGAGGCGGCCACCGCCGCCCTGGCCGACCTGCCCGACACGCCGACCGTCGAGGGCCTGCGCCGCCTGCCCGGCGACTACCTCGACTGGGCCATCTCGGCCAAGGCCGCGCCCGCCCCGTCCCGCTAG
- a CDS encoding class I tRNA ligase family protein, which translates to MTGRPFVLPLIPPNLTGDLHLGHALMATVQDAVVRSVRQSGREAVFVPGVDHAGIGMYALVRADTAFLPDRPIEERLAAWAAHHRDVIGRQFRSLLLACDWNLEVYTLDPGYVDLVHWAFRTLAERGLVHRGHRLVHRCPSCATALSDMECEVREAPRPVAVVPVRVGARLVLVETPEPERLDGAVALALPGGPAAAGVATVAAPAGGDPLPVVDGPRPAFVAGPVEAASTEDRERRRREAVERLRLRTTVRPVPVLTCGRCGTEVVEQASRQWFVRMGPLVAPVLDAVRSGEVRITPEPVRRQAIDWLAKAQDWCVSRQIPWGQVIPARRCTAGACDGFTVDGDGPCPACGAPTEPETDVFDTWFSSSLWPLGTAGWPDEAALARRYPADLMTSGRDILFFLFVRLLALGRELTGRFPVAACHFHGLVRDAHGQKMSKSRGNTVTVDAAVAEHGADVVRLALLSGCHEADDLRAAPELFARAARVRAPFADLAGLGAGAAGEGGAAGAAADGLDHWCAARAEAAVEDVRAALAEVRVAAAAAAVDAFATGPLARYVATRRRAGAPAHPAVVAAAARVAEPVLPGVAADLRAAAGGDGDGWRPDPITAAAAGAAIGAVEELEALRGAVGVPAGTPVPVELGGRAAAVAGEAWVRSCSRLAVDPGAAPAGVPWRPPGRPEVTLWLPSRAAPRLRREAARRLRAASDRRRALTARLAEAESGGATAAAARLAPQLAAVTARIRVLRQNAAAAADADDDVPAPA; encoded by the coding sequence GTGACCGGGCGGCCGTTCGTGCTGCCGCTCATCCCGCCGAACCTCACCGGCGACCTCCACCTCGGCCACGCGCTGATGGCCACCGTGCAGGACGCGGTCGTGCGCTCGGTCCGCCAGTCCGGCCGGGAGGCCGTGTTCGTCCCGGGCGTGGACCACGCCGGCATCGGCATGTACGCGCTGGTGCGGGCCGACACGGCGTTCCTGCCCGACCGGCCGATCGAGGAGCGCCTGGCCGCCTGGGCCGCCCACCACCGGGACGTGATCGGCCGGCAGTTCCGCTCGCTGCTGCTGGCCTGCGACTGGAACCTCGAGGTGTACACGCTCGACCCCGGCTACGTGGACCTCGTCCACTGGGCCTTCCGCACTCTGGCCGAGCGCGGCCTCGTCCACCGGGGCCACCGCCTCGTCCACCGGTGCCCGTCGTGCGCCACGGCCCTGTCGGACATGGAGTGCGAGGTGCGGGAGGCGCCCCGCCCGGTCGCCGTCGTGCCCGTGCGGGTCGGCGCCCGGCTCGTGCTCGTCGAGACGCCCGAGCCCGAGCGGCTCGACGGCGCGGTGGCGCTGGCCCTGCCCGGCGGCCCGGCGGCGGCCGGTGTGGCCACGGTGGCGGCGCCGGCCGGCGGCGACCCCCTGCCGGTCGTCGACGGCCCCCGCCCGGCGTTCGTCGCCGGGCCGGTCGAGGCGGCGTCGACCGAGGACCGGGAGCGGCGCCGCCGGGAGGCGGTCGAGCGGCTGCGGCTGCGCACGACCGTCCGGCCCGTGCCCGTCCTCACCTGCGGGCGCTGCGGCACCGAGGTGGTCGAGCAGGCCAGCCGGCAGTGGTTCGTGCGGATGGGCCCGCTGGTGGCGCCCGTGCTCGACGCCGTGCGGTCCGGCGAGGTGCGGATCACGCCCGAGCCGGTGCGGCGCCAGGCGATCGACTGGCTGGCGAAGGCGCAGGACTGGTGCGTCTCCCGCCAGATCCCCTGGGGCCAGGTGATCCCCGCCCGGCGGTGCACGGCCGGGGCGTGCGACGGGTTCACGGTCGACGGCGACGGGCCGTGCCCGGCCTGCGGCGCGCCGACCGAGCCGGAGACCGACGTGTTCGACACGTGGTTCAGCTCGTCGCTGTGGCCGCTCGGGACGGCCGGCTGGCCCGACGAGGCGGCCCTGGCCCGCCGCTACCCGGCCGACCTCATGACCTCGGGGCGGGACATCCTGTTCTTCCTGTTCGTGCGGCTGCTGGCCCTCGGCCGGGAGCTGACCGGGCGGTTCCCGGTCGCCGCCTGCCACTTCCACGGCCTCGTCCGCGACGCCCACGGGCAGAAGATGAGCAAGTCGAGGGGCAACACGGTGACCGTCGACGCGGCCGTCGCCGAGCACGGCGCCGACGTCGTGCGCCTGGCCCTGCTGTCGGGCTGCCACGAGGCCGACGACCTGCGGGCCGCGCCGGAGCTGTTCGCCAGGGCGGCCAGGGTCCGGGCCCCGTTCGCCGACCTGGCCGGGCTCGGCGCCGGCGCCGCCGGGGAGGGCGGGGCGGCCGGGGCCGCCGCCGACGGGCTCGACCACTGGTGCGCGGCCCGGGCCGAGGCCGCCGTCGAAGACGTGCGGGCCGCGCTGGCCGAGGTGCGGGTGGCCGCCGCCGCGGCCGCCGTCGACGCGTTCGCCACCGGGCCGCTGGCCCGCTACGTCGCCACCCGGCGGCGGGCGGGCGCGCCGGCCCACCCCGCCGTGGTCGCCGCCGCCGCCCGGGTGGCCGAGCCCGTCCTGCCCGGCGTGGCCGCCGACCTGCGGGCCGCGGCCGGCGGCGACGGCGACGGCTGGCGGCCCGACCCGATCACCGCGGCAGCCGCCGGCGCGGCGATCGGGGCCGTCGAGGAGCTCGAGGCGCTGCGGGGGGCGGTCGGCGTGCCGGCGGGGACGCCGGTGCCGGTCGAGCTGGGCGGCCGGGCCGCGGCCGTGGCCGGCGAGGCCTGGGTGCGGTCCTGCTCCCGGCTGGCCGTCGACCCGGGGGCGGCACCGGCCGGGGTGCCGTGGCGCCCGCCGGGCCGGCCCGAGGTCACGCTGTGGCTGCCGTCGAGGGCGGCGCCCCGGCTGCGGCGGGAGGCGGCCCGCCGCCTGCGCGCCGCGTCCGACCGGCGCCGGGCCCTGACCGCCCGCCTGGCCGAGGCCGAGTCGGGCGGCGCCACCGCCGCGGCCGCCCGCCTCGCGCCCCAGCTGGCCGCGGTGACGGCCAGGATCCGCGTGCTCCGGCAGAACGCGGCGGCCGCGGCGGACGCCGACGACGACGTGCCGGCGCCGGCCTAG
- a CDS encoding GNAT family N-acetyltransferase yields MADLADAAPAWDALGPPPSFYLDGRWMAAMSSTVSDRPMVALAAGDGGRPLAGFPVHVQTASSYRLYDPWRALGHPSPRYPVVTSVAPGFEAGVRWADGLDGAAAAAALDRALDEAEAFAADAGAPAAAFLYAPEGADPVLEAALAGRGYEAAEVGADARLTLRWDDLDAYVADRPKKRRDTLRNEIRRFRESGIEVEAGGVEALTDDLAPLHAGWRAKHGSTVTVDDLLAQYAAVRAHVGPAMRMFVARRDGRPVAFSQFYEHDGVLYSRAAGFDYDATEGTFAYFNLLFYEPVGWAIGRGIREVRYSMGSPEAKVARGCHLVPLLAHVRLLGEGRP; encoded by the coding sequence GTGGCCGACCTGGCCGACGCCGCGCCCGCCTGGGACGCGCTCGGCCCGCCCCCCAGCTTCTACCTGGACGGGCGCTGGATGGCGGCCATGTCGTCGACGGTGAGCGATCGGCCGATGGTGGCGCTGGCCGCGGGGGACGGCGGCCGTCCGCTCGCCGGGTTCCCCGTCCACGTCCAGACGGCGTCGTCCTACCGGCTCTACGACCCGTGGCGGGCGCTCGGCCACCCGTCGCCCCGCTACCCGGTGGTGACGTCGGTGGCGCCGGGGTTCGAGGCCGGCGTCCGGTGGGCGGACGGGCTCGACGGCGCCGCCGCGGCGGCCGCCCTCGACCGGGCGCTCGACGAGGCCGAGGCCTTCGCCGCCGACGCCGGGGCGCCGGCCGCCGCCTTCCTGTACGCGCCGGAGGGCGCCGACCCCGTGCTCGAGGCGGCGCTCGCCGGGCGGGGCTACGAGGCCGCCGAGGTCGGCGCCGACGCCCGCCTCACGCTCCGGTGGGACGACCTCGACGCCTACGTCGCCGACCGGCCGAAGAAGCGCAGGGACACGCTCCGCAACGAGATCAGGCGGTTCCGGGAGTCCGGCATCGAGGTCGAGGCCGGCGGCGTGGAGGCGCTGACCGACGACCTGGCCCCGCTGCACGCCGGCTGGCGGGCCAAGCACGGCAGCACGGTCACCGTCGACGACCTGCTGGCCCAGTACGCGGCCGTGCGGGCCCACGTGGGGCCGGCCATGCGCATGTTCGTCGCCCGCCGGGACGGCCGCCCGGTCGCCTTCTCGCAGTTCTACGAGCACGACGGCGTGCTGTACTCCCGGGCCGCCGGCTTCGACTACGACGCCACCGAGGGCACCTTCGCCTACTTCAACCTGCTCTTCTACGAGCCGGTCGGGTGGGCCATCGGCCGGGGCATCCGCGAGGTCCGCTACTCGATGGGCTCGCCCGAGGCCAAGGTGGCCAGGGGCTGCCACCTGGTCCCGCTGCTGGCCCACGTCCGCCTCCTCGGGGAGGGCCGGCCGTGA
- a CDS encoding MFS transporter, whose protein sequence is MHVGLPGRGHLRGPQGAGALEGLHPRQRGLVRGAGGGLSADARATPAGAGAGPSFAALLAEWTVANVGQWAVVATLSLYLLDVLGLPSGQAASLLLFASLAFRLTRFFLAPVLDRLPARTALLTSVALTAAGYLGLAATSGPLPLLVLLPVIGAGYGTNSLIVKALAAEGRAGSDGALLRYASINTGLNVAAAVGPWLGNLLFFHTSPRHVFLMAAATSAAAGLLSLRQPATAWRRSGDVTWLAGLRASVANRELRDAALLLAMGFFLYSQLFATLPVVTKDLLGTPDLLGTFFAANAVIVICLQVPVSRLSLRRGLGHRQLIPAGYVLYAAGFALLWAVPEWQAAYPAVALWTLGEMVLVPSVDAMVAASVPRELRLIGFALTAVAMAVGEGAGSFFGVSLAGRLDGSGDLRHLYAVFAVVALLALGVAAATRRPRSEPTDEEADGDRHRSRAAAR, encoded by the coding sequence GTGCACGTCGGCCTGCCCGGTCGAGGCCATCTACGAGGACCGCAAGGTGCCGGAGCGCTGGAAGGACTACATCCGCGTCAACGCGGACTGGTACGCGGCGCAGGAGGTGGGCTGAGCGCGGACGCCCGCGCCACCCCCGCGGGCGCGGGCGCGGGCCCCTCCTTCGCCGCGCTCCTGGCCGAGTGGACGGTCGCCAACGTCGGCCAGTGGGCCGTCGTCGCCACCCTGTCGCTGTACCTGCTCGACGTGCTCGGGCTGCCGTCCGGGCAGGCGGCGTCGCTGCTGCTGTTCGCGTCGCTGGCCTTCCGCCTGACCCGGTTCTTCCTCGCCCCGGTGCTCGACCGCCTGCCGGCCAGGACGGCGCTGCTCACCTCCGTCGCCCTCACCGCCGCCGGCTACCTGGGGCTGGCCGCCACGTCGGGCCCGCTCCCCCTGCTCGTGCTGCTGCCGGTGATCGGCGCCGGGTACGGCACGAACTCGCTGATCGTCAAGGCGCTGGCCGCCGAGGGCCGGGCCGGCAGCGACGGCGCGCTGCTGCGCTACGCCTCGATCAACACCGGCCTGAACGTGGCCGCGGCCGTCGGCCCGTGGCTCGGGAACCTGCTGTTCTTCCACACGAGCCCGCGCCACGTGTTCCTCATGGCCGCGGCGACCTCGGCCGCCGCCGGGCTGCTCTCGCTGCGCCAGCCGGCGACGGCCTGGCGGCGGTCGGGCGACGTGACCTGGCTGGCCGGGCTGCGGGCCAGCGTCGCCAACCGCGAGCTGCGGGACGCGGCGCTGCTCCTCGCCATGGGCTTCTTCCTGTACTCCCAGCTGTTCGCCACCCTGCCCGTCGTCACGAAGGACCTGCTCGGCACGCCCGACCTGCTGGGCACGTTCTTCGCCGCCAACGCCGTGATCGTGATCTGCCTCCAGGTCCCGGTGAGCCGCCTGTCGCTGCGGCGCGGGCTCGGGCACCGCCAGCTGATCCCGGCCGGCTACGTGCTCTACGCCGCCGGGTTCGCCCTGCTGTGGGCCGTGCCCGAGTGGCAGGCCGCCTACCCGGCAGTGGCGCTGTGGACCCTGGGCGAGATGGTGCTGGTGCCGTCCGTCGACGCCATGGTGGCCGCGTCCGTGCCCCGGGAGCTGCGGCTGATCGGCTTCGCCCTGACCGCCGTGGCCATGGCCGTCGGCGAGGGGGCCGGCTCGTTCTTCGGCGTGTCCCTCGCCGGGCGGCTCGACGGGTCCGGCGACCTGCGCCACCTGTACGCCGTGTTCGCGGTCGTCGCCCTGCTGGCCCTGGGCGTGGCCGCCGCCACCCGGCGCCCCCGATCCGAACCGACCGACGAGGAGGCCGACGGTGACCGTCATCGATCTCGGGCCGCTGCTCGCTGA
- a CDS encoding 4Fe-4S dicluster domain-containing protein, whose translation MPYVITEPCVGCKDGSCVDVCPVDCIQGGEDDPQLYIDPVVCVDCAACTSACPVEAIYEDRKVPERWKDYIRVNADWYAAQEVG comes from the coding sequence ATGCCGTACGTGATCACCGAGCCCTGCGTCGGCTGCAAGGACGGGTCCTGCGTCGACGTCTGCCCGGTCGACTGCATCCAGGGCGGCGAGGACGACCCGCAGCTCTACATCGACCCGGTCGTGTGCGTGGACTGCGCGGCGTGCACGTCGGCCTGCCCGGTCGAGGCCATCTACGAGGACCGCAAGGTGCCGGAGCGCTGGAAGGACTACATCCGCGTCAACGCGGACTGGTACGCGGCGCAGGAGGTGGGCTGA
- a CDS encoding non-heme iron oxygenase ferredoxin subunit has protein sequence MSAVPQGAAAADGTVDADLDTVAFVPVAALDDLPDHGMVAATAGRHQLLLCRLGDDVFAVAATCTHLGAPLLEGRLEGGLVRCPWHGVRFDVRTGARVTVPSCADLRTHPAEVRDGTVWVGVVNG, from the coding sequence GTGAGCGCGGTGCCCCAAGGAGCGGCCGCCGCCGACGGCACGGTCGACGCCGACCTCGACACCGTCGCCTTCGTCCCGGTCGCCGCCCTCGACGACCTGCCCGACCACGGCATGGTCGCCGCCACCGCCGGCCGGCACCAGCTCCTGCTGTGCCGGCTCGGCGACGACGTGTTCGCCGTCGCCGCCACCTGCACCCACCTCGGCGCGCCCCTCCTCGAGGGCCGCCTCGAGGGCGGCCTCGTGCGGTGCCCGTGGCACGGCGTCCGCTTCGACGTCCGCACCGGCGCCCGGGTCACCGTCCCGTCGTGCGCCGACCTCCGCACCCACCCGGCGGAGGTGCGAGACGGCACCGTCTGGGTGGGCGTGGTGAACGGCTGA